ATGCGTCGTACCGCCGGGTCAGGAATTTGAGCTGGATCACCGTGATCAGCAGGATGATGCCGAACAGGACCACCGTGATCGCGGAGGCGTACCCCATGGAAAAGCGGCCGAACGCCATCTGGTAGATGTACAGCGCGACCGTCAGGGTGCTGCCGAGCGGGCCGCCCTGGTCGGTGAAGTTCAGGTTCACCACCTGCGTGAACAGTTGCAGGTACGCGATCGTGCCGGTGACCACGCTGAAGACGATGGTGGGGTTCAAAAGCGGCCAGGTGATGCGCCGGAACGCCTGCCATCCGGTGGCGCCGTCGATCTCCGCGGCCTCGTAGTAGGTCCGGGGGATGGCGGCCAGGCCCGCCAGGAACAGCACCACCTGAAAGCCCAGGTTCTGCCACACGACCAGCGCGACCGTGGTCGGCAGCGCCTGGCGCGGGGACGTCAGGAATTCCTGCGGAGGCAGCCCGGCCAGGTCGAGCAGGGTGTTCACCGGGCCGAACTGCGGGCTGAACAGCCACTGCCACACCCAGGCGGCGGCGACGACCGGCGTGACGTACGGCGCGAAGTACACCGCCCGGTACAGGCCCCGCAGCGCCTGAATGCGCCCGAGCAGCAGGGCGATGACCAGGCCCAGCGCGATCTGCAGGGGCACGCCCAGCACGGTGTACAGCGCGGTGTTGCGCAGGGCCTGCCCGAACTTCGCGTCCTGCAGGAGCTGGCGGTAGTTGTCCAGGCCGACGAACGGCTGCTGCTCCTTGAGGATGTTCCAGTCGAACAGGCTCATGCGCAGGGCCAGGAAGGTGGGCAGGAAGCGCACGATCACGAAGAAGGCCAGGGGCAGCAGCAGGAACAGGTACGCGGTGCGGATCTGGTGCCGTTTCAGGCTGCTGCGGGCGGTGGGGCGCGGCAGGGTGCCGCGCGGCGTGTCAGTCATGAAGCGCTCCTGCGGGAATGGCGGGGACACGAAAGGAAGAGGGAGGAGCCGGCGGCTCCCGGTCCCCCTTCCCCCTCGGCGTGGAGCCGGCCGTCACGCGTTACTTGTAGTAGCTGTTGAGGATCTTCTGCTCGTCCGCGGCGATCTTCTTCATCGCGTCGGCCGGGCTCATGCCCTGCTTGAGCACGGAGTTGATGCCGTCCAGCCAGGCCTGGCGCTGCCCGGCCTCGTCGACGAACAGGGTGGAACTGGCGAACGGCAGGGCCTGCACGAAGGCGCCGTAGACGGGATCGGTGCGCAGGGCGGGGTCACCGACCAGTTTCTTGCTGGCAGGAATCTCACCCACCGCGCGCAGCCAGGTGTTCATGGTTTCCTCGGTGGTGAGGAACTTGATGAACTTCACGGCGGCAGCGAGCTTGTCGCCCTTGGCGTTCTTGGTGATGCCGTTCACCCAGTACGAGCCGAAGTTGCCGCGGACGCTGCTGTTCTTGAAGGTGGGCAGCGGCACCACGCCCCAGTTGAATTTCGCGCCGCTCTTGATCGAAGCGATGGCGAAGGACCCGTCGATGATCATGCCGGCCTTCCCGGCGATGAAGGCGTCACGGTAGCCGTTGTTGCCGGGAAAGTAGTTCTGCGCCCCGATTTTGTGCTTGGTGAGGAGCTCGGTGTAGAACTTCATGGCGCTGACGCCCGCCTCGGTGTTGTAGTTCACCTTCTTGCCGCCGTCGGCGTAGGGCGTGCCCCCGTACTGCCGGATCAGCACCTCGCGGAGCATCTGCCAGTCCTGGCCGTCCGGAGAGATCCCGAAGCCGATCTGCGAGTAGCGGGGCGCGGTGCCCTTGGTCATCTTCTGCGCGGCAGTGATGAAGTCCTCCCACGTGCGCGGCACGGT
This is a stretch of genomic DNA from Deinococcus ficus. It encodes these proteins:
- a CDS encoding extracellular solute-binding protein, which translates into the protein MKKLLALMAALTVTASAAPVTLTYWQYDFASKVSTMNDLIKKFEAQNPDIKIKQETFPYDAYNQKVASSVPAGQGPDVVNLFYGWLPQYVGGGFLQPLPEKDFPTARIESTFVPMIKTSKIGGKYYALPTSVRTLALFYNKDMMKASKVLTVPRTWEDFITAAQKMTKGTAPRYSQIGFGISPDGQDWQMLREVLIRQYGGTPYADGGKKVNYNTEAGVSAMKFYTELLTKHKIGAQNYFPGNNGYRDAFIAGKAGMIIDGSFAIASIKSGAKFNWGVVPLPTFKNSSVRGNFGSYWVNGITKNAKGDKLAAAVKFIKFLTTEETMNTWLRAVGEIPASKKLVGDPALRTDPVYGAFVQALPFASSTLFVDEAGQRQAWLDGINSVLKQGMSPADAMKKIAADEQKILNSYYK
- a CDS encoding carbohydrate ABC transporter permease, which produces MTDTPRGTLPRPTARSSLKRHQIRTAYLFLLLPLAFFVIVRFLPTFLALRMSLFDWNILKEQQPFVGLDNYRQLLQDAKFGQALRNTALYTVLGVPLQIALGLVIALLLGRIQALRGLYRAVYFAPYVTPVVAAAWVWQWLFSPQFGPVNTLLDLAGLPPQEFLTSPRQALPTTVALVVWQNLGFQVVLFLAGLAAIPRTYYEAAEIDGATGWQAFRRITWPLLNPTIVFSVVTGTIAYLQLFTQVVNLNFTDQGGPLGSTLTVALYIYQMAFGRFSMGYASAITVVLFGIILLITVIQLKFLTRRYDA